A stretch of the Hydra vulgaris chromosome 09, alternate assembly HydraT2T_AEP genome encodes the following:
- the LOC136085360 gene encoding uncharacterized protein LOC136085360, which translates to MWIAISDRGMSEPLFRTSKAVAINSSIYINKCLEKRLLPFIHKYHGDFNYLFWPDLESSHYSKDSLNWMDQIVYYVDKESNLPHVPQARLIENFWGHLAQKVYEGDWQASTEQVLIDRIKLKLQEIDLNFLQSHMKGVRAKLR; encoded by the coding sequence atgtggATAGCCATATCTGACCGTGGTATGTCCGAGCCATTGTTTCGCACTTCCAAGGCTGTAGCGATCAATTCATCaatctatattaataaatgtttagaaaaacGACTTCTTCCATTTATTCACAAGTATCATGGAGactttaactatttattttggcCAGATTTAGAAAGTTCTCATTATTCTAAAGACTCTCTAAATTGGATGGACCAAATTGTCTATTACGTTGATAAAGAATCCAATCTCCCACATGTGCCTCAAGCACGactaattgaaaatttttgggGACATTTGGCACAGAAGGTTTACGAGGGAGATTGGCAAGCTTCAACAGAGCAAGTTTTGATTGATCGCATTAAACTAAAACTACAAGAAattgatttaaactttttacagtCGCATATGAAAGGCGTCAGAGCAAAATTGAGATGA